agaaattatGATACATTTAATAAGAACTCTTAAATGTATTTACCACCAATTTaacaataaaacataaaaatacataattCAACACATTTACCATTAAGTTATACTAACACGAAATCcaaatcatataatttatcaaaatatattactttaTTCCTTTTGATAAGCATCTTCGTCCTAACTTTTTCTCTTACATATTTAGACTGAATAGAAATCATAAAAAATCCAACTTAtcctatacatatttttaataacttctttattatatatacatttaaaacaaatctttaaactaataaatgttatcaaattataaaaaaatataaaaaattataaaaaattattcaaaattaaatgcaatataatacttaacccgaatatgggttccacaaaGAAAATCCagacccacaacataaaaactatataaaaattatacaaaaacagtataaaaatattataactatacatatataacattatatattattggttatactatttaattattcttatatacccaataattatgttcaaaaattatggtgaaaaattatttattttcaaatagacaatttcttaatatatatcaatcattattaatcttcgaatcatatattaatgaatcattttcttcattatattttttagttttttagtttttctcttaaatgttgttttggggttcgtttccgaaatccaaataacgaatactaatataaaaatggtaaacatattatatattttttgatattcgCATATAAGTAatcgaaaaaataatttataaattccttattatttaccttataaaaaattcccAAGAATATTGGTATTGCAACAattatcgataaaactggaattaatttgtttgttatcgacgaacttgatgatgtaacTTCAGAACTCGATTCAGAACTTTGCACACCAGtttcttttgtttttgtCGATGTAGGGGATGGAATTTTGTCACTATCATCTCTATTATCATCACAATActcttttaaattattataatcatttaataatgtagacaatacTTGACAATAGACTTCATCTTTAATATTATCAGAAACATTATTaagttcattatattttttaataaattcattattatcatccaAATCATTCTTGCAATTTTTACTGTCATCACCAAGTTTTTTATACAagttacataatgatttaaatgcttcataaaatttagacatattttcaatattaatgTCCAacaatttcttttttttatctatgatttccttataattttgataacCTATATTACTATTTAATGAATTACTACAATCTACATCACCTTGTTTACAACTAGTATAATGcgtattattttctatatattttttgtaaaaatcaTTTAGATCCGTGATTTCGTTATACGTCTTTTGATttagtttataacttaaccatatgatAATGTATTGAACTGTactgatattttttttattttccacaAACAATTGCTCAAACAAccataaacatccagcatttatattatcaagaTCATTCTTACATTCTTTTCCCTTTGATTCTCCATTAGAGCaataattcataaaattccctaaattattaatatcacTAGTTGTAGAATTGCTTGAGTCATCGGGTAAATAGTTTCTCAATGTATCAAACTGTTCACACTAAGaaaccatttaaaaaaatataataaaaatatatattaatgaaattcttataaaataaaatttaatgaattttataggCAATATAATATCAACAAATACAAGGAAaagcaaattttattaaaaaatgcagatACCAGGGTTTTATCCAttgcaattttattttgtttataatatgtagattatgtaacatcatattattttatattttttacgcttaataaatggcaaaataattgaactataatataaaattatctgTAATTGATCatgttattatcatttttaatattaatttaaagataatatggaacaatataataacttTACGGTAGTTAGATAAATTATCGTGTTCTGGGGATGTTTAATACATGTTTTACCATATTTGTATAGATACAATTTTACATTAATTGGTATCCTTAATAACACTCATATgagcattattataaaaattaaagcaaCAATGTAACGAGTTAAAAATACATTTCTTATACACATACTTTCATATGGAAAATAAACAACgccatattttttgtttaataaaCGGTACCCCAAAACTAATATACtgaaaaaatcgaaacaattaagaaacccattattactataatccttaaagtatataaatagttatttttttaaatacattaaatacatatatacttgtttctattactatataccatgttttattaaaactatagtattttcaaaataaattgcatttttcccttttttaattgcatatacttaaatttatattgtttttatttaatatatatccattccAATTATagttaacattttcaataactttatttttattcctatatacttcaatttataaatattttttattgtgtaattttataatacattttccCATCgtttccattctttaaaacaccaattagcactgaggccgtatttataagcttaaataactctttgaatttaaatagtttttaaaatcatacaTAGtagatatttaatattaacacataaataagtattgatacaaattttaaagtataatataaaactatgtttgattaggttgttatattgcaCTTTAAGAGgggagagataagatatattttctctttcagtgtataaatttatataaatattctttaaatgctctacattgttcatttttatcttatatattatattttatagttatcaatgtatatacaatcaactcatttattaaaaattcaatattttatgaattctatggtaaaacaacgacaatataatatgcgttaatatggaataataaaatgaaatttaaCACGAATTAAGTCTTTAacagtttttttatttatttatttttttagaatataaaaccacatatTCAAAATTGGACCATTAACAAAAACATAACATTAATACcattataatgtattattatttgccttctctataaaattaatatcagtatttaattataagaaggtttcacaatatatcaatatttcaatattagttattgaataatattttgccagtttatatgtataggtatataatattaacgTTATTCTATCtatgatattatttataattattaaaacaaaatatgataaaaaatttattaatatacttatattttttaactattttaaaatataatttatttatacctcaaaactataaagttcaaaattaatagtgattaatccaatagtatacctttatagtaaataaattaatgtatatattaataactctattatttgaatttaaaactttatcataaaataaaactatatataatcgaaaattaaaaggatagtatacatatatctataatttaattttttactaatatgcatatttttattgattattaaaaatgttaggtgcataaaacatcttttatagataatgttgtattgtcgattctcgatcgacaTTTTATGAacatctattattacagttcagttggataacacgatttaaataaaaataaatatgatacaagttataagttttactaaataaaatttttataaaataaagaaacatatgatTATATTCATAATTGAATATAGCTTTGGGTTATCAAGGCTTATATAATAGGAAATTGTGATAAAGCATAATATAAaatcatatataatcaatatctatattaatatatgcaatatagacattttattttaatcatattaaatcggcatAAACAcacaattgtatatattatactttatgggAAAATTGGTATTGATTCCTTTCATGTTAGATTATTCCccttttggttgcatattttgactttttaacttcatcttttgattaaacatacggaatgatacatatattaaattagtgtttaaattataaaaaattaaataaagatgtaATATTTggccctaacccgaatatgggttccataAACACAATCttgacccacaacataaaaactatataaaaattacttcccaatagacagtttGTTAACATATATGAATCactattactattcctgaaatagtcactctcttcgaatcatatattaatgatttattctcttctttatattttttattttttctcttaatttttgtttttgaaatcgtttccgaaatccaaataatgaatactaatataaaatgttaaaaaacgtacgatttttttgttaacgtttaCATAcgtataattaaaataatatttaaatgtaatattttttaattctttattatataccttataagaaattcccaaAAGAAAtcctattgcaccaaatatcgataaaactgtaaataATCTGGTTGTTATCGACGAATTTGATGGTGTATCTTCAGAACTTTGTGcaaaattttgttttttttctatcgTTAGAAGGTCTGGAAAACTATcacatttgttttttaaattatcataatcctTTGATAGTGTagacaataatttataatatggACTACCTTCAGTAACATTAGGATCttccttaatttttttatatttttcaacaaattcTTTAGCTTTCCCCGAATGTTTATTGCAATTTGGACTTTTATCATCCAATTcattatacatattacataaaattttaaataaaacataaagtttagacattttttcattagaAATATCCAtcaattcttttttttcatctataagatccttataacTTTTATATCCCGGAGTACCAGTTATAGGATTTTTGTATATAGTATCACTATTTATAGATATGGTATAAAAATAGTTTAGATTGTCATTTCTTGTACTTGCctttaggtttaacatataacttaaccatataataatataatcaacaacatttatatcattttgtGCAGAATAGGATGACTCAGAACTCCCAAAGAATTTATtaagcaaataaaaaaatccgGCATTAACTTTTTCGACATCATTATCACAACTATAACTACCACAATAACCatctaaaaaattattttttttaaattcatattCTCCTTTATTCAATGTATCAGGGAAAGCATCCCATACACTCAGAAATCTatcacactaagaaaacatttaaaaacatttattagaaatgtatattattgaacattttattaaaataaagtttaatgatatttaaatataatacaatatcaaaacatgtaaaggaaattattattattaacaaatgtatataccacttccttattcattataatggaatCTTATTTTTGATTTCTAAATTGAGTAGAATCATTCTGTTTTATATAGACTCACCCCAACATGTGAAgcaaatactttaaccctatatataacaactgtttgtagttaaatatattataagtttttcaataattaaattaatataagatAATAACACAGTActattactaaaatcatattatacttattttataacaattatctgaattaccttaaatataGGATTGCTTAATACagtttgattaaatataaatatgatgcattttatacaaaaaagactattattaataaaatatggtataacattattatgaatatgaatatacttttataatgaatttaaagtatgtttgaacatagaaaaggaatatatttatatcttatgttttaatgatttctattctaaaacttaaatactgtataaatctaaaaaataaaaaattatattattactataatccttaaaagtatataaataataattttttttaatatattaaatttttatattttttttcttattttatataatatagttttttataaaactataacatttacaaaataagtataattattcacttttttaattgcatatacataattttaatattgtttttatttaatatagataaattcataatccattttaatgaatcatataactatttttattcctatatacttcagtttagaaatataccttatttagtaattttataatatattttacgcacCCTTTCCTCTGTTAAAATACCAATTAACAATGAGTCCACACTTACTATGCTATTTATAATCATAAATAAGCCTTTGAATGTAAatagtttttaaaataatacttagtatatattaaatatataacatataaatacttactgatgaaattttaaagtataatataaaactatgcgTAATTAGGCTTTTATATTGCcatttaagaggagagagataagatatacttgctcttttaaaatataaatttaaataaatatttgctaaATGTTCTAAAGTGTTCATTTGTCCTATATATTCTACTactatagttatcaatgtatataaattcaaGTAACtcattaaaaattctatatttattaattctatgataaacaatactaatttatattataaaatgatgattcattaaacaatgataatataatatgcgttaatatggaataataaaaagatatTTAACGTTAATTAAGTCTTTAaccttttctttatttatccagttttttagaatataaaatcaCATATCCAAAATTGGatcattaacaaatatataaaatgatacCTTAATAAAGTATTATTATGGGTattttcgataatattaatatttaattatatgaaagtttcacaataaaataatatttcaatattagttattagtataatattttactattttgtatgtatataataataacgatattatatttatcaaattatttacgattattagaacaacctataacattatattttattaatatacttatgttttattttttaacaattttaaatgtaatatatttatacctcaaaaatataaaatttaaaattatagtgattaatctaatattatacctttacagtaaataaattaaagtatatagaactattcctattatttgaatttaaaacattagcataaaattatactatatataatcgaaagttaaaaagatagtatgtatatatctataatgtaatttttatgtattactaaaaatgttagatgcataaaacatcttttatagataacgttatattgtcgaatatcgatcgacattttatgaatatatattattacagttcagttggataacatgatttgaatcaaaataaatatgatacaaatcataaattttactaaataaaatatttcaccaaataaagaaacatattatgatatgcataattcaatataacaaaatattaaattttatataggcaattatgatatatcaaatatctatattaatatatgcaatatagacattttagttcaatcatattaaattggAATGatcactcaattatatatattataactcaTAAAAAAAGGTTATACCCCCTTTCATATTAGCATATGCTCCTTTTTGGTCGCATATTTGAACTTCATttcgtgattaaacatacgagattgtacatatatttaattattgttcaaattatagaaaattaaatacaatataatgcTTATCCCTAACCCCAATATGggtcccacaacataaaaactatataaaattatgcaaaaattacttcccaatagacaatttattaaaatatataaattattattactatccCTTAAATAGTCACTTTCTtcaaatcatatattaatgattcattttcttctttattttttttattttttctcttaaatattgtttttgagctcgtttccgaaatccaaataacgaatactaatataaaattttaaaaaatgtataatttatttatattcacaaaTTACTCAgtgatgaatatatttttaaaattccttattatttacctt
This genomic window from Plasmodium yoelii strain 17X genome assembly, chromosome: 7 contains:
- a CDS encoding PIR protein, whose product is MDKTLCEQFDTLRNYLPDDSSNSTTSDINNLGNFMNYCSNGESKGKECKNDLDNINAGCLWLFEQLFVENKKNISTVQYIIIWLSYKLNQKTYNEITDLNDFYKKYIENNTHYTSCKQGDVDCSNSLNSNIGYQNYKEIIDKKKKLLDINIENMSKFYEAFKSLCNLYKKLGDDSKNCKNDLDDNNEFIKKYNELNNVSDNIKDEVYCQVLSTLLNDYNNLKEYCDDNRDDSDKIPSPTSTKTKETGVQSSESSSEVTSSSSSITNKLIPVLSIIVAIPIFLGIFYKYSLFGFRKRTPKQHLREKLKN
- a CDS encoding PIR protein translates to MNKEVCDRFLSVWDAFPDTLNKGEYEFKKNNFLDGYCGSYSCDNDVEKVNAGFFYLLNKFFGSSESSYSAQNDINVVDYIIIWLSYMLNLKASTRNDNLNYFYTISINSDTIYKNPITGTPGYKSYKDLIDEKKELMDISNEKMSKLYVLFKILCNMYNELDDKSPNCNKHSGKAKEFVEKYKKIKEDPNVTEGSPYYKLLSTLSKDYDNLKNKCDSFPDLLTIEKKQNFAQSSEDTPSNSSITTRLFTVLSIFGAIGFLLGISYKYSLFGFRKRFQKQKLREKIKNIKKRINH